From Polynucleobacter sp. MWH-P3-07-1:
ACCCTCTATTTGCCAATACAAAACTGACTGAAAATTTTGCCCAAGAGCTCATCTGGCAAGAGTTTTCCGGTGATCTTACCTAGCTCATCTTGCGCTAAGCGGAGCTCTTCTGCGAATAACTCCAGCGAATTGTTGCCATTTACCGCAAACTGCTCTGATTTCTCAATATGTTCCATGGCGCGATCTAGGCAGTCTAAATGGCGGCGGCGCGCCAGGATTCCACCCTCCTGTGGCGAACTCCAGCCAACGATTTCAAGAATTCTGTGCTTTAGCTCCTCGATACCATCTCCGGTTTTGGCAGAAATCTGCAAAGTCTCAGTGGCGCCAATAGCATTTGCAGGCAATAGATCGGCCTTGTTTTGGACTTCTAGAATTGGGCACTTCGAAGGCAAAGCGGCAATGATTTCTGATTTGAGCTTAATTTCTTTTGCGGACTCTTTTTCCGGATTAGTAAGATCTTTTAAGTAAACCACCAGATCTGCCATGCGAATGGCATCCCAAGAGCGCGCAATACCCTTTGCCTCAACTTCATCTTGGGTCTCTCGCAGGCCAGCAGTATCAATAATATGAATCGGCACACCATTGATGGTGATACTTTCTTTTACTCGGTCACGAGTGGTGCCAGCAATCGGCGTCACGATGGCAACTTCTTCACCGGCTAAACGATTCAGCAAGGAACTCTTTCCAACATTGGGCGCACCCACCAAAACCAACTGGACCCCATCACGCAAAATTTTTCCTTGCTTTGCGCTTGCGCGTAAGGCCACAAGACTAGAGAGTACTTTTTGTAGGCGCTGTTTGGCCTGGGCGTTTTCTAAAAACTCAATTTCTTCTTCTGGGAAGTCTAAGGTGGATTCGACCAAAATCCGCAGTTGCGTAATCTCTTCCACCAATGCATTGATGTCGTCTGAAAATGCGCCCTGTAGAGAGCGTGCGGCACTTCGAACCGCAGCCTCGCTTTGCGCATCAATGAGATCAGCAACCGCTTCGGCCTGAGCCAAATCCATTTTGTCGTTCAAGTAGGCGCGCAGCGTGAACTCGCCAGGCTCAGCAATACACAGATCAATGTCTCGCCCAACTTCGAGACAGCGCTTCATGACCAACTCTAAAAGTTGTGGGCCCCCATGACATTGGAGCTCAAGAATATCCTCGCCGGTGAACGAGGCAGGCGCCTCAAAGTAGATTGCCAGGAGCTGATCAATGACATTGTTCTGTCCGTCGCGGAAGCTCTGTAAGCTTGCTTGTCTCGGCATCAGCGGTTTTTGCAACAGCTTGCTGGCGAAGCTTTTAAGGTTGGTGCCACTAATTCTAATAACGCCGACACCAGCCTTGCCCGGGGCGCTAGCAACAGCAATGATAGGCAGCTTACGAGTCATCATTGCTGTTGTCTATGCAGAAACTCAGTGGGCCTTTAGGCGCCCGGTTTTTTCCCAAACAATTTATTAATTTGCCATTGCTGTGCAATCGACAGCATGTTGTTTACTACCCAATACAAAACCAAGCCCGCTGGGAAGAAAAAGAACATGATGGAGAAAACAATCGGCATATACATCATCACCTTTGCCTGAATAGGATCGGGTGGCGTTGGGTTTAGTTTAGTTTGTACGAACATTGAGATCGCCATTACAACAGGCAAGATGTAATAGGGATCTGGCACAGACAAGTCATGAATCCAGCCAATCCATGGTGCGCCACGAGTCTCAACGGAAGAAAGCAAGACCCAATAAAGCGAGATGAAAACAGGAATTTGAATCACGACCGGCAAGCATCCGCCAACTGGATTAATTTTTTCTTTTTTATACATCTCCATCATGGCTTGGTTCAGCTTCTGTGGATCGCCCTTGTATTGCTCTTTCATGGCAACCAGACGAGGCTGCACTTCCTTCATGCGAGCCATCGATTTATAGCTTGCCGCTGAGAGAGGAAAGAAGGCTAACTTAATGAGGATTGTGAGCAAAATAATTGACCAACCCCAATTGCCAACATAAGACTGAATTTTTGCTAAGAGCCAAAAAATGGGTTTGGCTAAAATCGTCAGATACCCATAGTCTTTTAAAAGCTCTAGGCCAGGGGCAATACCCTCAAGCATTTTTTCTTCTTGAGGACCAACAAAGAGGCGCGCTTTTTCTACAACGCTTGTGCCCTTGTCGATTGTGCCAAGAGGAATTTGCATACCAATTCGATACAAATTGATATCCACCTTGTCAGCATAGATGTCACGCGCAACCTGATCACCAGGAATCCATGCGCTTGCAAAGTAGTGCTGCACCATTGCCACCCATGCAGTCTGACCGGCAGGTATTTGCTTTGGCGCTTCTGCTTTGTTCTTCTCAATATCTTCAAACTTTACTTTTTTGAATTTATCGTTTTCTGTATAGGCTGCTGGGCCAGTAAAGGTGCTGGCCGAGAAAGCGCCTCCAAATGGCCCTATCTTTGGCTCGCTGGTACCGTCACGAACAATCTCGGTATAAAGCACCAAAGGATTTGGGTTGGAGTTTGATTGAGTAACGCGGTGACCAACGTCAATCACATAACTGCCTGGATTGAGTAAAAAAGTTTTTTCTAGCTTAACGCCATTACGCTCGCTAGCCAAAACTAAAAATGGTCTACCAGAGCCGTCCTTGCCTGACTGCTGCAATTTAAATATGCTGGTGTGGTTTGGTAAGTCAGGATTACCGATGGCGATTAAACCCGAACGGGCAAAAT
This genomic window contains:
- the yidC gene encoding membrane protein insertase YidC: MDFKKTILWAVFSLSALMLYNNWQTYQGKPSLFSSAPSKPVGSDQGATQNKSDLPAPASSGPANLASALPKESVNLEQGEKFVLENDVIRLEISSTGANVIDAKLLKELNADSKPVELFQYTPSHKYFARSGLIAIGNPDLPNHTSIFKLQQSGKDGSGRPFLVLASERNGVKLEKTFLLNPGSYVIDVGHRVTQSNSNPNPLVLYTEIVRDGTSEPKIGPFGGAFSASTFTGPAAYTENDKFKKVKFEDIEKNKAEAPKQIPAGQTAWVAMVQHYFASAWIPGDQVARDIYADKVDINLYRIGMQIPLGTIDKGTSVVEKARLFVGPQEEKMLEGIAPGLELLKDYGYLTILAKPIFWLLAKIQSYVGNWGWSIILLTILIKLAFFPLSAASYKSMARMKEVQPRLVAMKEQYKGDPQKLNQAMMEMYKKEKINPVGGCLPVVIQIPVFISLYWVLLSSVETRGAPWIGWIHDLSVPDPYYILPVVMAISMFVQTKLNPTPPDPIQAKVMMYMPIVFSIMFFFFPAGLVLYWVVNNMLSIAQQWQINKLFGKKPGA
- the mnmE gene encoding tRNA uridine-5-carboxymethylaminomethyl(34) synthesis GTPase MnmE, encoding MTRKLPIIAVASAPGKAGVGVIRISGTNLKSFASKLLQKPLMPRQASLQSFRDGQNNVIDQLLAIYFEAPASFTGEDILELQCHGGPQLLELVMKRCLEVGRDIDLCIAEPGEFTLRAYLNDKMDLAQAEAVADLIDAQSEAAVRSAARSLQGAFSDDINALVEEITQLRILVESTLDFPEEEIEFLENAQAKQRLQKVLSSLVALRASAKQGKILRDGVQLVLVGAPNVGKSSLLNRLAGEEVAIVTPIAGTTRDRVKESITINGVPIHIIDTAGLRETQDEVEAKGIARSWDAIRMADLVVYLKDLTNPEKESAKEIKLKSEIIAALPSKCPILEVQNKADLLPANAIGATETLQISAKTGDGIEELKHRILEIVGWSSPQEGGILARRRHLDCLDRAMEHIEKSEQFAVNGNNSLELFAEELRLAQDELGKITGKLLPDELLGKIFSQFCIGK